One Hermetia illucens chromosome 4, iHerIll2.2.curated.20191125, whole genome shotgun sequence DNA segment encodes these proteins:
- the LOC119655473 gene encoding odorant receptor 2a-like produces the protein MRVLTSVSALKQIRIFNHLDYIISRIMLTTFLITGVLLSCSVVQCLYFDLTPAEKAGLVMFFTGTPLELALCCYFADRFMVKTDQLVNVIYNMNWYEQGPEFRKMVIIFMEMNQNKKVILAGNLKEVNLAACMDIFKFTYTLIAFVLQMSG, from the exons ATGCGAGTCCTGACAAGTGTATCAGCTTTGAAGCAAATTCG GATTTTCAACCACCTTGATTACATCATTTCAAGGATAATGTTGACTACCTTCTTAATCACGGGCGTGCTTCTCAGCTGTAGTGTAGTTCAGTGCTTGTATTTTGACCTAACACCGGCGGAGAAAGCAGGCTTAGTAATGTTCTTTACGGGTACCCCGCTGGAGCTAGCGTTATGTTGTTATTTCGCCGATAGATTCATGGTGAAAACGGACCAACTGGTTAATGTGATTTACAATATGAATTGGTACGAACAAGGTCCTGAATTTCGGAAGATGGTGATCATATTCATGGAAATGAATCAGAATAAAAAAGTGATTCTGGCTGGAAATTTAAAAGAAGTCAATTTGGCGGCATGTATGGAT ATTTTCAAATTCACTTACACGTTGATTGCTTTTGTATTGCAAATGAGCGGTTGA
- the LOC119655438 gene encoding odorant receptor 33a-like translates to MATGPVDSTIAFQNFHMIWRVAGRNPPQNHPGLYLAYSVVLNMIVTICIPVLVLAEVLRFQDTEALMQDMVFYVEILVTSLKFFTLWYYTDKFEIANGLLLILDKNTKSDWERAVVRQIIAKANRIFTTYFWITSVVLLWSIFGALFAKERQLLCAIWLPFDWRLSRGWFWLAFTYETLGLYLLICISVPNDCYAPMYLMILNGHFQNLVSRIESIGNKNQTGDQAKKELIECIRLHEIITEISNIIAPAISKTLFLQFLIAALALGISVVNIVYFIDDLFKAGKFLTLVFVIFLHMFPCCYYGNKYSENNGKILNALYSCHWINQDEKFKKTLIIFMEFNHATRYFWAGKIIPINLATFVSITKFAYTLVTFLNNMKN, encoded by the exons ATGGCGACCGGACCAGTGGACAGCACAATcgcttttcagaattttcacaTGATATGGAGAGTTGCGGGCCGGAATCCTCCTCAGAATCATCCTGGATTATACTTGGCATATTCTGTAGTCTTGAATATGATAGTCACCATCTGCATTCCGGTTCTAGTTCTTGCTGAAGTCCTTCGTTTTCAAGATACCGAGGCTCTTATGCAGGACATGGTATTCTATGTGGAGATCCTGGTGAcctctttgaaatttttcactttGTGGTATTATACGGATAAGTTTGAGATTGCAAATGGTCTCCTATTGATCTTGGACAAAAACACCAAATCCGACTGGGAGCGAGCTGTAGTTCGGCAAATCATAGCCAAAGCGAATCGAATATTCACCACGTATTTTTGGATAACGAGCGTTGTTTTATTGTGGAGTATTTTTGGGGCTCTTTTCGCCAAAGAAAGACAACTGCTTTGTGCAATATGGTTACCATTTGACTGGAGGTTATCCAGAGGCTGGTTCTGGTTAGCATTTACTTATGAAACCTTGGGGTTGTAcctattaatttgtatatcggTCCCAAATGATTGCTACGCGCCAATGTATCTTATGATTTTGAATGGACATTTTCAGAATCTAGTGAGCCGAATTGAATCCATTGGTAATAAGAACCAGACTGGAGATCAGGCCAAAAAAGAGTTGATTGAATGCATAAGGCTGCATGAAATTATTACAGA GATATCCAACATTATAGCCCCGGCCATTTCAAAAACGCTATTCCTTCAATTTCTAATCGCAGCCCTGGCTCTGGGAATATCCGTAGTCAACATTGTCTATTTTATAGATGATCTATTTAAGGCGGGGAAGTTCCTAACCCTCGTATTCGTGATTTTTCTGCACATGTTTCCTTGCTGCTACTACGGCAACAAATACTcggaaaataatggaaagatCCTGAATGCACTGTATTCATGCCACTGGATCAACCAggatgaaaaattcaaaaagaccCTTATCATTTTCATGGAATTTAACCACGCGACCAGATATTTTTGGGCTGGCAAAATTATCCCAATCAATTTGGCAACATTTGTGTCG attacaaaatttGCTTATACACTTGTGACTTTTCTGAACAATATGAAAAATTGA
- the LOC119655923 gene encoding odorant receptor 33a-like, whose amino-acid sequence MHREVDSTIAFRNIWMIWTIVGINPPKRWRCLYAVYSVSINFLVTIFCPISAMIELLSSTSVEKFMRNVVYHSEFVIISVKFFTLSRCLSTFRATNSMISLLDANLETQDQKIRIQKMAAQSNRFFRIYFASFNFVVVLNFLSVVFAGEKQLFCDLWFPFDWKKSDGVYWATLGYHTLSMYMLSVIAVANDYYAPLYFMILIEHFQNLVDQMKSIGWNSSRSGARCGFPSSRKELIKCMKQHEVIMRIFRTLKPVISRTMFLQYLITALGLGLTVINIMYFAENSVEIALFSIINLGILLKFLPCCFLGDRLAEINRGTITALYSSNWIDQSEEFKKTLITFMELNKKEKYFYAGSLFRLNMSTFLAIVKFAYSLATFLNNMK is encoded by the exons ATGCATCGAGAGGTTGACAGCACCATTGCATTCCGGAATATTTGGATGATTTGGACAATTGTCGGGATCAATCCCCCGAAACGCTGGCGATGCCTATATGCAGTATATTCGGTGTCAATAAACTTCTTGGTGACCATTTTCTGTCCCATCTCGGCCATGATTGAGTTGTTGAGCTCAACTTCGGTGGAGAAGTTTATGCGAAATGTTGTCTATCATTCAGAATTCGTGATTATTTCGGTGAAATTTTTCACTCTGTCTCGCTGTCTGTCCACTTTCCGAGCGACCAATTCAATGATTTCGCTCCTGGATGCCAATCTAGAAACGCAGGACCAGAAAATCAGGATTCAAAAAATGGCAGCGCAAAGCAATCGATTCTTCAGGATCTACTTTGCATCGTTCAATTTTGTGGtagttttgaattttctgaGTGTGGTATTCGCTGGGGAGAAGCAGCTATTTTGCGATTTGTGGTTTCCCTTCGATTGGAAGAAGTCAGATGGAGTCTACTGGGCGACCTTGGGGTATCACACATTATCCATGTACATGCTATCCGTGATAGCGGTGGCGAATGATTACTACGCGCCCTTGTACTTCATGATTCTAATTGAACATTTTCAAAACTTAGTCGACCAAATGAAGTCAATTGGCTGGAATTCCAGTCGAAGTGGGGCACGATGTGGTTTTCCTTCGTCCCGGAAGGAGCTAATAAAGTGCATGAAGCAACACGAAGTTATCATGAG GATATTCCGCACCTTAAAGCCAGTGATATCCAGGACGATGTTTTTGCAGTATCTTATCACCGCTCTGGGATTGGGTCTGACAGTAATTAATATCATGTACTTCGCGGAGAATTCAGTTGAGATTGCTTTGTTTTCGATAATCAATCTGGGGATACTTCTCAAGTTTCTGCCATGCTGCTTCCTTGGGGACAGGCTTGCTGAGATAAATCGGGGAACGATAACCGCTTTGTATTCGTCGAATTGGATTGATCAGTCGGAAGAGTTCAAGAAAACGCTGATAACTTTCATGGAGTTGAATAAgaaggaaaaatatttttatgctGGAAGCTTATTTCGATTGAATATGTCGACATTTTTAGCG attgtaaAGTTCGCCTATTCATTGGCCACGTTTCTTAACAATATGAAGTAA